The stretch of DNA GAAGAATTAGAACATTTAGAGGAGAAAGGATGGGAGAAAGAACTAGGTTCTGCGGAATATGAAATTTATGTAGATTTGTGTAATAAATATGATATGGAAAATGATGTACACAAGGCTAAAGAATATAGTTTTGATTCTGTAGAAAAAAGAAATGAACTGAACAGCTTGAATGAGATCAAAAAGGTAAAATCCATTGATGAATTAAAAGCGTTTATAGAAAAAATGAATCAAGAAATCAGAGTTGACAATTTAGAAAGCAATCAGATGCTTGTACAAAAATGCATTGATTTAAACGGAAATATAAATGATATTTTGAACCTGATGAAAAAGCAATATTATCCTAGTTCTATAAATGGTTCAGCAAATGGCATGAATTTTTGGATGACGGTTGTGGCAGCATTACAAAATCCGAAAGCAAAAGGAAGTATGATGAGATATCTTCTGGAGCAGGGAGGTGGTCATGATGGCTTTAGTGAACTAATTAAGGTATTTGGAGAAATGAAAAATAAGAACATATGCATAAGAACATTTAATATAATGCTTAATTGTGTGGAATTTTTGCTGTATGATTAAAAGCGATAAAACATTGAAATTTGTATAAAAATTAGCTATAATATCATAGCAAGGTTTATACTATGTAAAGGGCAAACTTCATTATCCTGAAAAAGGTAAAAATGATTAGCGTCCAGCTGAAAAAATTAAACCTTGAGATATGGGAATTTTACTCATATCCCAAGGTTTTTTAATTTTCCCACATAGTAAAAACCCCGAAAACACGGTGATTTTCAAATAAAATATTGATTTTATTTAGTTTCCCGATTGCTGAAATCAGCAAAGGGAGCAGATTTGAGAAAAATGAATAAGGATAATTTGAATTGTCCTTTCGAGGATAGTCAACTTTTTCAAAAACATCACGGAATCCCGGCAGATTTTTACGGATCTGCCGGTTTTTTTTTATCCGATTGTTTCTGTTTCCACACATGAAAAAAAATTTCAAAATCATCTTGTAAAATCATTCCATTTCAACTATAATCCCTCTGATACATAAAAACAGGTAACTTTTGAGTAACTGTAAAGTTACAGAAAGAATAATAAAAAGAATAACAAAAAGCAGCACAAAGTTTATGAACGATCAAATTAAATGGGGGGAAGGAAGATTTCATGAAAACAGACATGACGCAGGGAAAACCGGTAAAAGTGCTCCTGGGATTTACGATCCCGGTATTTATCGGTAATGTATTTCAGCAGTTCTACAATATGGTAGATGCGGTGGTTGTAGGAAAATTTGTAGGAACAAAGGCACTGGCGGCAGTTGGCTCAACAGGAACTATCATCTTTTTGATCATAGGCTTTCTTCTGGGACTTACTGCCGGTTTTACCGTACTGACTGCACAGAAGTACGGTGCGGGAAAAATGGATGAGATGCGTCAGACCGTGGGAAATGCACTGATCCTGACAGCGCTGATCTCGGCAGTGATGACAGCAGTCAGCATGACAGGTATGCATGCACTTCTGAAATTTATGCACACGCCGGATGATATTTTCAAGGATGCATATGCTTACGTTATGATCATCTGCGGAGGGATTTTTGCCCAGGCATTATATAATATCCTGGCCAGTATTCTTCGTGCACTGGGAAACAGTAAGGTACCACTGTATTTTCTGATCTTGTCTGCAATGCTGAATATTGTGCTTGACCTTGTATTTATCATCGTGTTTAAACTGGGAGCACCTGGAGCAGCCTGGGCTACCATTATTTCCCAGGGAGTTTCTGGAGTCTTATGTCTGGTATATATCTGGAAGTTTGTGCCGGAGCTCCGTATGAAAAAAGAAGACTGGTATTTCAGACGTAACCTCGCAGCCAAACAGATCGGTGTGGGAATCCCAATGGGACTGCAGTATTCTATCACGGCGATCGGAACCATGATGGTACAGTCCGCCTTAAATATGCTTGGCTCCTATGCGGTGGCGGCGTTTACAGCAGGAAGTAAGATCGAGCAGATCTTCACCCAGGCATTTGTGGCACAGGGAACTGCCAGCGCTACCTACAATGCACAGAATATCGGAGCCGGAAAGCTTGAGAGAGTGCGGGAAGGTTTTCGAGCTTCGCATTTTATAGGAATTGTATATTCTGTTGTTGTTGGTGGTTTTCTGCTCTTTGCGGGAAAATATTTCGCATATCTGTTTATCTCAGACAACATTGGAGAAGTACTTCCTATGGTAG from Blautia sp. SC05B48 encodes:
- a CDS encoding MATE family efflux transporter, whose amino-acid sequence is MKTDMTQGKPVKVLLGFTIPVFIGNVFQQFYNMVDAVVVGKFVGTKALAAVGSTGTIIFLIIGFLLGLTAGFTVLTAQKYGAGKMDEMRQTVGNALILTALISAVMTAVSMTGMHALLKFMHTPDDIFKDAYAYVMIICGGIFAQALYNILASILRALGNSKVPLYFLILSAMLNIVLDLVFIIVFKLGAPGAAWATIISQGVSGVLCLVYIWKFVPELRMKKEDWYFRRNLAAKQIGVGIPMGLQYSITAIGTMMVQSALNMLGSYAVAAFTAGSKIEQIFTQAFVAQGTASATYNAQNIGAGKLERVREGFRASHFIGIVYSVVVGGFLLFAGKYFAYLFISDNIGEVLPMVAIYVKCVALFFIPLYFVNVLRNGIQGMGYGLLPMMAGVAELAGRGITATIAAGKSSYIGTCLASPVAWIFATVLLWVMYFYVMKDMARKLYGTNKL